In Burkholderia sp. GAS332, one DNA window encodes the following:
- a CDS encoding NIPSNAP protein — MITCYLRYIIDPYKLKEFEHYGKLWIPLVEKFGGRHHGYFLPSEGVNNVALAMFSFESLAAYEAYRIKSMDDSDCQAAFAYAEQTRCIVSYERSFFRPVFS; from the coding sequence ATGATCACCTGCTACCTGCGCTACATCATCGACCCGTACAAACTGAAAGAATTCGAGCATTACGGCAAGCTGTGGATTCCGCTGGTCGAGAAATTCGGCGGCCGGCATCATGGCTATTTTTTGCCGTCCGAAGGCGTAAACAATGTAGCGCTCGCGATGTTCTCGTTCGAGTCGCTGGCGGCCTACGAGGCATACCGCATCAAGTCGATGGACGATTCCGACTGTCAAGCCGCGTTCGCGTATGCGGAGCAGACGCGCTGCATCGTCAGCTATGAGCGGAGTTTTTTCCGGCCGGTTTTTAGTTGA
- a CDS encoding Methyltransferase domain-containing protein has product MKHHDQVADAFGSTAAAYLTSQTHATGADLQTLAASIAATPDAKVLDMGCGAGHASFAVAPHAKEVVAYDIAPQMLETVVGAAKDRGLANIRTQQGAAETLPFDDHSFDWIISRMSAHHWHDVPLALAEVRRVLKPGGTVLFIDIAGADHPLLDTHIQAVELLRDGSHIRDYRADEWIALFEAAGFQASIRERWRIAIEFSSWVARMRTPEPRVVAIRSLWNNAPDEVRQYFDVQEDGSFKLDALMVEAR; this is encoded by the coding sequence ATGAAGCACCACGATCAAGTCGCCGACGCCTTCGGCTCGACCGCCGCCGCGTATTTGACGAGTCAGACGCATGCCACCGGCGCCGATCTGCAGACGCTGGCTGCATCGATCGCCGCGACACCCGACGCGAAGGTGCTCGACATGGGCTGCGGCGCAGGTCACGCGAGTTTCGCGGTCGCGCCGCACGCAAAGGAGGTGGTCGCCTACGACATCGCGCCGCAAATGCTGGAGACGGTCGTTGGCGCAGCGAAGGATCGCGGCCTCGCCAACATCCGCACGCAACAGGGCGCCGCCGAAACGCTGCCGTTCGACGACCATTCGTTCGACTGGATCATCAGCCGGATGAGCGCGCATCACTGGCACGACGTGCCGCTCGCGCTGGCCGAAGTGCGGCGCGTATTGAAGCCAGGCGGCACGGTGCTGTTCATCGACATCGCCGGCGCCGATCATCCGCTGCTCGACACGCATATTCAGGCGGTCGAATTGTTGCGTGACGGCTCGCACATCCGCGACTACCGGGCTGACGAATGGATTGCGTTGTTCGAAGCGGCCGGATTCCAGGCATCGATTCGCGAGCGCTGGCGCATCGCGATCGAGTTCAGTTCGTGGGTGGCGCGCATGCGCACGCCGGAACCGCGTGTGGTGGCGATTCGCTCGCTGTGGAACAACGCGCCCGATGAGGTGCGTCAGTATTTCGACGTGCAGGAAGACGGCTCGTTCAAGCTCGACGCGCTGATGGTCGAGGCGCGGTAA
- a CDS encoding transcriptional regulator, XRE family produces the protein MTTPTSADNPPPLDATPARALGDFIRAHRERLTPQALGLPPGPRRRTPGLRREEVAQLCGVSPTWYTWIEQGRPVSASAEALARIAVALQLSRAERAYLFELAAQRDPAEPDPAAADAPATLLETVQLVNAPAYVLDRQWNALAWNARAADLFVGWLDGTHDRNLLRYTFTEPAARELIVDWETRARRLAAEFRADSIRHLNDAPTRGLIDSLTAASDAFARFWASQDVGGREGGRREFNHPRDGRIVYDQITFKPAHREDLKLVVLVRE, from the coding sequence ATGACCACGCCGACCTCCGCCGACAACCCGCCGCCGCTCGACGCCACGCCTGCCCGCGCACTCGGCGATTTCATCCGCGCTCACCGCGAACGGCTCACGCCGCAAGCGCTCGGCCTACCGCCCGGTCCGCGCCGCCGGACCCCCGGTTTGCGGCGCGAGGAAGTCGCGCAACTGTGCGGCGTGAGCCCGACCTGGTACACGTGGATCGAACAGGGCCGCCCGGTCTCCGCCTCCGCCGAGGCGCTGGCGCGGATTGCCGTCGCGTTGCAACTGTCGCGCGCCGAGCGGGCCTATCTGTTCGAACTGGCGGCCCAGCGCGACCCGGCCGAGCCCGATCCGGCCGCCGCCGACGCGCCCGCCACGCTGCTGGAAACCGTGCAACTCGTGAACGCACCGGCTTACGTGCTCGACCGGCAGTGGAATGCGCTCGCCTGGAACGCGCGCGCCGCCGACCTGTTCGTCGGCTGGCTGGACGGCACGCATGACCGCAACCTGCTGCGCTACACGTTCACCGAACCGGCCGCTCGCGAGCTGATCGTCGACTGGGAAACCCGCGCGCGGCGCCTCGCCGCCGAATTCCGGGCCGATTCGATCCGCCATCTGAACGATGCGCCCACCCGCGGGCTGATCGATTCGCTCACCGCCGCCAGCGACGCATTCGCCCGCTTCTGGGCGTCGCAGGACGTCGGCGGCCGGGAAGGCGGCCGACGCGAATTCAACCATCCGCGCGACGGCCGCATCGTCTACGACCAGATCACCTTCAAACCCGCACATCGCGAGGATCTGAAGCTGGTCGTGCTGGTGCGGGAATAG
- a CDS encoding argininosuccinate lyase — translation MTSQLHKKGEAWSARFSEPMSELVKRYTSSVFFDKRLALVDIEGSLAHASMLAAQKIIAADDLAAIQRGMAQIKGEIERGEFEWQLDLEDVHLNIEARLTALIGDAGKRLHTGRSRNDQVATDIRLWLRGEIDRIGGLLTELRTALLDMAEKNASTIMPGFTHLQVAQPVTFGHHLMAYVEMFSRDAERMVDCRKRVNRLPLGAAALAGTSYPIDRHAVAKTLGFDGICANSLDAVSDRDFAIEFTAASALVMTHVSRFSEELVLWMSPRVGFIDLADRFCTGSSIMPQKKNPDVPELARGKTGRVNGHLIALLTLMKGQPLAYNKDNQEDKEPLFDTVDTVADTLRIFAEMVAGISVKPQAMRDAALQGFSTATDLADYLVKRGLPFRDAHEAVALAVRVCADRGCDLADLTLEEMRQELPNVAHLIGEDVFSYLTLEGSVASRNHPGGTAPEQVLAAVKAARAALK, via the coding sequence ATGACGTCCCAACTGCACAAAAAAGGCGAAGCCTGGTCGGCTCGCTTCTCGGAGCCGATGTCGGAGCTTGTCAAACGCTACACGTCGTCGGTTTTCTTCGACAAGCGTCTGGCGCTCGTCGATATCGAAGGGTCGCTCGCGCACGCCTCGATGCTGGCCGCGCAGAAGATCATCGCCGCCGACGACCTCGCCGCGATCCAACGCGGCATGGCGCAGATCAAGGGTGAAATCGAGCGAGGCGAGTTCGAGTGGCAACTCGATCTGGAAGACGTCCACCTGAACATCGAAGCGCGCCTGACCGCGCTGATCGGCGACGCCGGCAAGCGCCTGCACACGGGCCGCTCGCGTAACGACCAGGTCGCGACCGACATCCGCCTGTGGCTGCGCGGCGAAATCGACCGCATCGGCGGCCTGCTGACGGAATTGCGCACGGCCCTGCTCGACATGGCGGAGAAAAACGCCTCGACCATCATGCCGGGCTTCACGCACCTGCAAGTCGCGCAGCCGGTCACGTTCGGCCATCACCTGATGGCTTACGTCGAAATGTTTTCGCGCGATGCCGAGCGCATGGTCGATTGCCGCAAGCGCGTGAATCGTCTGCCGCTGGGCGCCGCCGCACTGGCCGGCACCAGCTATCCGATCGACCGTCATGCGGTGGCCAAGACGCTCGGCTTCGACGGCATCTGCGCGAACTCGCTGGACGCCGTGTCCGATCGTGATTTCGCCATCGAATTCACGGCCGCGTCAGCGCTGGTGATGACGCACGTGTCCCGCTTCTCCGAAGAACTCGTGCTGTGGATGAGCCCGCGCGTCGGCTTCATCGATCTGGCCGACCGGTTCTGCACCGGTTCGTCGATCATGCCGCAGAAGAAGAACCCGGACGTGCCTGAACTCGCCCGTGGCAAGACGGGCCGTGTGAACGGCCATTTGATCGCGCTGCTGACGTTGATGAAAGGCCAGCCGCTCGCGTACAACAAGGACAATCAGGAAGACAAGGAGCCGCTGTTCGACACCGTCGACACGGTGGCCGATACGCTGCGCATCTTCGCTGAAATGGTCGCCGGTATTTCGGTGAAGCCGCAAGCCATGCGCGACGCCGCGTTGCAAGGCTTCTCCACGGCAACCGATCTCGCCGACTACCTGGTCAAGCGCGGCCTGCCGTTCCGCGACGCCCACGAAGCGGTCGCGCTCGCGGTTCGCGTATGTGCCGATCGCGGCTGCGACCTGGCCGATCTGACGCTCGAAGAAATGCGTCAAGAACTGCCGAACGTCGCGCATCTAATCGGCGAAGACGTGTTCTCGTATCTGACGCTCGAAGGTTCGGTGGCGAGCCGCAACCATCCGGGTGGCACGGCGCCCGAGCAGGTGCTCGCAGCGGTCAAGGCGGCGCGGGCAGCGTTGAAGTAA
- a CDS encoding amino acid adenylation domain-containing protein/thioester reductase domain-containing protein, with product MEHSSFALTRTQSRTLAHAAAGPNLCAVYRIDGRPDVERLSAAVAQLVAHCRPLAYRLVEAEQGMRWVIRRDVRAELNVIDLDGRDTRDEAAVLSLIDGLCARAFRMDAGLPWAFTLLRAGARSYLVFACHPALLDRFSLTPLFNALSRAYRGEAPGAPLGIDQQGLLDAERELLASERLQTDLDFWIGQVGDASFEWHAPRRQNALADSSFSVRLDAQTGAALRNEAKALGVAPDLLIKLCVHVLLRRMTGSRAVLTVHHQRGRCQRDETIGFDERRRLLKTDFDDTMTLRQFLRHAAVRAEMADFHAELPAFEVQHDIERREPGFVRATNVVCETDSLPYDALTLGTLPAALLAPYSRRFSHEDVGVYLDVREEIALHVHSRHPQELDGLRLAFEHLTALLGRVGESLEQKLDAIDLYTPALRQHCAAWSDGGPLAAPARDVLDLFAQAAHEHAEHPAVSGPDAAFTYAQLALATQRVGAALAAREPDAADRRDALVGICVSRGACIVPAMFGVLASGAGYLPLDPQMPDERLRYIVEDSQLRAVIVDAATHERLSALADCALYRIEDLLKGPPAGAAIAQCPPADPQRTAYVIYTSGTTGKPKGVVIERGMLAHLIASLAGRYRRDASTRWLQFASINFDASVLEIFNPLMYGGHLIVAPEAVRTDADALSAFLNAERVTHAFLPPAILKLLPRRALPHLDTVLCGGEASDDETIRFWSGVLRLSNLYGPTETTVLATENTFDGDKPANQLGHPLPGYQIHLLDEEGEAVPLGGIGEICIGGAAVSRGYLLRPELTGQKFRANPFGPGRLYRSGDLGRFQPDGAIEFLGRSDFQVKIRGYRIELGEIEASIVEQPEVRSAYVGTCERQGGTALVAWYVGAALEPAVLRDRLAQRLAHYMVPAFLLPIEALPLTLNGKIDRSKLPAPQARPADHGGRAFDAFELAVQAIWAEVLGVPLESVGEHSHFFQLGGHSLLATLVCNRVNASLSAPVKLKTLFEHPQFDVFCARARQSVEQGVALPPLVAQSGAPMPAPVANRLVRMMHTRALGKPDDNAYNIVMRVDFGGAANPLRLHQALIAVLERNPIFNASFAERGGQLLMLPGTATPPTDWRIPLESCNAGAIDARAEAMRALCLPLDCAPLWRAQLLMSPQENRTTLLICIHHAIFDGWSVKLLLDELASHYEDKPVSGERLSWFDYGHWAPQLASSPRFAAARDYWMRKLDAVALRTELSFDALQREPNANRSLALHVRPAQMRRLKQIAEAHDMTLPPVLFALYLVWLWRVSGQQQLACAYPNAGRDVPGSEAIYGMFVSMAVLVQRIDTRQGFGELARAVQRQMLDDRDHLLATPYDTDNGQLGALNTIFSLQNGIELNGRIGEAAYHAEERPPLTSKADLSAIFYLRADGGLDGRFEYDSSVLHAASVERMAEVFMTLCDAAAHQPDAPVGELAWLSDAHHAQCLSFACGEPLPDAPQSIPARFAEVVAVHASRVAVRYGEQQLSYRELDALSDAIARGLSACVPPGARIGLSMQKSVLLVATVLGVLKAGCAYVPLDPAYPAERLRYFVENCSVDTVLADEPSRRALEAAGLGDLRTIDPAVLANGEAERQAGQPHRPHAVAPEALAYVIHTSGSTGKPKGVLVEHHSVVRMVAGASRALGYAPGSVSTLAASTNFDASVLDLFLALLHGGTLIVLPEEVRRDPQLLHSVLKAERVTHASLAPVVVQSLPREPLPDLQLLGFGGDTLDEPSAAWWSEHTQLFSLYGPTEITVMASCGQVLPGGPSRIIGKPLPGYRLYLLNAQRQLTPPGSVGEIYIGGENLARGYINQSAMTMERFVVDPFRDAPYALMYRTGDLGRFLADGTIEYFGRNDAQIKLRGFRIELGEIENCIAAAPGIVHAACRVWGEGEARYLAAYYVAAPGEGGAAPDEDTLRRHVAQALPDYMVPACFIRLDALPASPNGKHDRQALPAPSRAGGTPPREGVEQRIAEIWQTLLRVSGIARDDSFFRLGGNSILAVRMQAQLRDALGIQFPMAAFYRSPTIATLADGGHEDMIERAIADASQPFVVEQAAPAFSDSVEAAPIRTMLLTGASGFLGIYLLHALTGRLDKVICLQRCPSAAAGRAVLQDKAREAGLAIDFSRVDVIPADLAAPQLGLDTPRWRQLAGEVDAILHCGAFVHHLHSYEAMKGANVGGTEALLRLALTQRQKPFCFISTLSVGEMLAGARRIDERVNDARPMLDNGYLLTKWVGEQRVAECARRFGLPAVIARPGNITGDSRTGFSNFAHNHFWLFNKGCLQLGAYPETAREVEMMPVDLLASAVTAVALYPRPGVRVANLNNPIALTQRQWFDALAVCGLHAEPQTAADWQRRLADLDASNGLALIRDFYTGDLSAAPLPVEQIGTLTELARHGVDLTIDYGALIRLYVDYLRDAGFLDPLRETAA from the coding sequence TTGGAACACTCTTCCTTTGCGTTGACGCGCACGCAATCCCGCACGTTGGCGCACGCCGCCGCCGGTCCCAATCTCTGCGCCGTCTACCGGATCGACGGCCGTCCAGACGTCGAGCGTCTGTCCGCCGCCGTGGCGCAACTGGTGGCGCATTGCCGGCCGCTTGCCTACCGGCTCGTCGAAGCCGAACAGGGCATGCGCTGGGTCATCCGCCGTGATGTGCGCGCGGAACTGAATGTCATCGATCTCGACGGGCGTGACACGCGTGACGAAGCCGCCGTGCTGTCGTTGATCGACGGCCTATGCGCGCGTGCCTTCCGCATGGACGCCGGACTGCCGTGGGCGTTCACGCTGTTACGTGCCGGCGCGCGCAGTTATCTGGTGTTCGCCTGCCATCCCGCCTTGCTCGACCGTTTTTCGCTGACGCCGTTGTTCAACGCGCTGTCCCGGGCCTATCGCGGCGAGGCGCCGGGCGCACCGCTCGGCATCGATCAGCAAGGCCTGCTCGACGCCGAGCGTGAACTCCTCGCGAGCGAGCGTTTGCAGACCGACCTCGATTTCTGGATCGGCCAGGTGGGCGACGCCTCGTTCGAATGGCATGCGCCGCGCCGGCAGAATGCGCTCGCCGACAGCAGCTTTAGCGTGCGCCTCGACGCGCAAACAGGCGCTGCATTGCGCAACGAGGCCAAGGCGCTCGGCGTCGCGCCGGATCTGCTGATCAAACTGTGTGTTCACGTGCTGCTGCGCCGCATGACCGGCAGCCGTGCGGTGCTCACCGTGCATCATCAGCGCGGCCGCTGCCAGCGCGACGAGACGATCGGTTTCGACGAACGGCGGCGTCTCCTGAAAACCGACTTCGACGACACGATGACGTTGCGGCAGTTTCTACGGCACGCGGCGGTGCGCGCCGAGATGGCCGATTTTCACGCCGAACTCCCGGCCTTCGAGGTGCAGCACGATATCGAGCGGCGCGAGCCGGGTTTCGTGCGCGCCACCAATGTGGTGTGCGAGACCGACAGCTTGCCCTACGACGCGCTCACGCTCGGCACGCTGCCGGCGGCGTTGCTGGCACCGTACTCGCGCCGTTTCTCGCACGAGGACGTGGGCGTCTATCTCGATGTGCGCGAGGAGATCGCGTTGCACGTGCATAGCCGCCATCCCCAGGAACTCGACGGCTTGCGTCTCGCGTTCGAGCATTTGACGGCGCTGCTCGGGCGCGTCGGCGAGAGTCTCGAGCAGAAACTCGATGCGATCGATCTTTATACGCCGGCGTTGCGGCAGCATTGCGCAGCATGGTCAGATGGCGGCCCGCTCGCGGCACCCGCGCGCGACGTGCTCGATCTGTTCGCGCAGGCAGCGCACGAACACGCCGAGCATCCGGCGGTCAGCGGCCCGGACGCTGCTTTCACTTACGCGCAACTGGCGCTCGCCACACAGCGTGTGGGCGCAGCCCTTGCCGCGCGCGAGCCGGACGCAGCGGATCGGCGGGACGCGTTGGTCGGCATTTGCGTCTCGCGCGGGGCGTGCATCGTTCCGGCGATGTTCGGCGTGCTCGCCAGTGGCGCGGGCTATTTGCCGCTCGATCCGCAGATGCCCGATGAGCGCTTGCGCTACATCGTCGAGGATTCACAACTGCGAGCCGTGATTGTCGACGCGGCGACGCACGAGCGCTTGAGCGCGCTGGCCGATTGCGCGCTGTACCGGATCGAGGATCTACTCAAAGGGCCGCCGGCCGGGGCGGCTATTGCGCAATGCCCGCCGGCCGATCCGCAGCGCACCGCCTACGTGATCTATACCTCAGGCACAACGGGCAAACCCAAGGGTGTCGTCATTGAGCGCGGCATGCTGGCGCACCTGATCGCTTCGCTGGCGGGCCGCTACCGGCGTGATGCAAGCACGCGCTGGCTACAGTTCGCGTCCATCAATTTCGACGCCAGCGTGCTGGAGATCTTCAATCCGCTGATGTACGGCGGCCACCTGATTGTCGCGCCCGAAGCGGTGCGCACCGACGCCGATGCGCTGTCCGCCTTCCTCAACGCCGAACGCGTCACGCATGCATTTCTCCCGCCGGCGATTCTCAAGCTGTTGCCGCGGCGTGCGCTGCCGCATCTGGACACGGTGCTATGCGGCGGCGAAGCGAGCGACGACGAGACGATCCGTTTCTGGTCCGGCGTGTTGCGTCTGTCGAATCTATACGGGCCGACCGAGACCACCGTGCTTGCGACCGAAAACACCTTCGATGGCGACAAGCCGGCCAATCAACTGGGGCATCCGCTCCCCGGCTACCAGATTCATCTACTCGATGAGGAAGGCGAAGCGGTGCCGCTCGGGGGGATCGGCGAGATCTGCATCGGCGGCGCGGCTGTTTCACGCGGCTATCTGCTTCGGCCCGAACTGACCGGGCAGAAGTTCCGGGCGAATCCATTCGGCCCCGGCCGTCTCTATCGCTCCGGCGACCTCGGCCGTTTCCAGCCGGATGGCGCGATCGAGTTCCTCGGCCGCAGCGATTTCCAGGTGAAGATTCGCGGCTACCGGATCGAGCTCGGCGAGATCGAGGCCAGCATCGTTGAGCAGCCGGAGGTGCGCAGCGCCTATGTCGGCACGTGCGAGCGGCAGGGCGGCACGGCGCTGGTGGCCTGGTATGTGGGTGCCGCGCTGGAGCCAGCGGTGCTGCGGGATCGGCTTGCGCAACGTCTCGCGCATTACATGGTGCCGGCGTTCCTGTTGCCGATCGAGGCGCTGCCTTTGACGCTGAACGGCAAGATCGACCGCAGCAAATTGCCGGCGCCGCAAGCGCGTCCGGCTGATCATGGCGGCCGCGCTTTCGACGCCTTCGAGCTGGCGGTGCAAGCGATCTGGGCGGAGGTGCTGGGCGTGCCGCTCGAGAGCGTCGGCGAACACAGCCACTTCTTCCAGTTGGGTGGCCATTCGCTACTCGCCACGCTCGTCTGCAACCGCGTCAACGCGAGCTTGTCCGCGCCGGTCAAGCTAAAGACGCTATTCGAGCATCCGCAGTTCGACGTCTTCTGCGCAAGGGCGCGGCAGAGCGTCGAGCAAGGCGTGGCGCTGCCGCCGCTCGTCGCGCAATCAGGCGCACCCATGCCCGCGCCTGTAGCAAACCGGCTCGTACGGATGATGCACACCCGTGCGCTCGGCAAGCCTGACGATAACGCGTACAACATCGTGATGCGGGTGGACTTCGGCGGGGCCGCGAATCCGTTGCGATTGCACCAGGCGCTCATCGCCGTGCTCGAGCGCAACCCGATCTTCAACGCGAGCTTCGCGGAACGCGGCGGACAATTGCTGATGCTGCCGGGCACGGCTACCCCGCCGACGGATTGGCGCATTCCGCTAGAAAGCTGCAATGCCGGCGCTATCGATGCGCGTGCCGAAGCCATGCGCGCGCTGTGCTTGCCGCTCGACTGTGCGCCGTTGTGGCGCGCGCAACTGCTCATGTCGCCGCAAGAGAACCGCACTACCTTGCTGATCTGCATTCATCACGCGATTTTCGACGGCTGGTCGGTCAAGCTGTTGCTGGATGAACTGGCGTCGCACTATGAAGACAAGCCGGTTTCAGGAGAGCGGCTCTCGTGGTTCGACTATGGGCATTGGGCGCCGCAACTGGCGTCGTCGCCACGCTTTGCCGCCGCACGCGACTACTGGATGCGCAAGCTCGACGCCGTTGCCTTGCGTACCGAACTGTCGTTCGACGCACTGCAGCGCGAGCCCAACGCGAACCGCTCTTTGGCGCTGCATGTGCGGCCTGCCCAGATGCGGCGCCTGAAGCAGATTGCCGAGGCGCACGACATGACGTTGCCGCCCGTGCTGTTCGCGCTGTACCTCGTGTGGCTGTGGCGCGTGAGCGGCCAGCAACAACTGGCCTGTGCCTATCCGAATGCGGGCCGCGATGTCCCGGGCAGTGAGGCGATCTACGGCATGTTCGTCTCGATGGCGGTGCTGGTGCAGCGCATCGACACGCGGCAAGGTTTCGGCGAGTTGGCGCGCGCGGTGCAACGCCAGATGCTCGACGACCGCGATCATCTGCTCGCCACGCCTTACGACACCGATAACGGCCAGCTCGGCGCACTGAACACGATTTTCAGTTTGCAGAACGGCATCGAGCTAAACGGCCGCATCGGCGAGGCGGCGTATCACGCCGAGGAGCGTCCTCCGTTGACGTCGAAAGCGGACCTGTCGGCGATTTTTTACTTGCGGGCCGATGGCGGTCTGGACGGACGCTTCGAATACGACAGCTCGGTGTTGCACGCGGCCTCGGTCGAGCGGATGGCGGAGGTGTTCATGACGCTGTGCGACGCCGCGGCTCACCAGCCTGATGCGCCGGTCGGCGAGCTCGCCTGGCTGAGCGATGCGCACCATGCTCAGTGCCTGAGTTTCGCTTGCGGCGAGCCGCTACCGGATGCCCCGCAATCGATCCCTGCGCGTTTCGCCGAGGTGGTAGCGGTGCACGCGTCGCGGGTTGCCGTGCGCTACGGCGAGCAGCAGCTCAGCTATCGCGAACTCGACGCGCTCAGCGATGCCATTGCCCGCGGCTTGTCAGCCTGTGTGCCGCCCGGCGCGCGCATCGGTTTGAGCATGCAGAAGAGCGTCCTGCTGGTGGCGACCGTGCTGGGCGTGCTCAAAGCGGGGTGCGCGTATGTGCCGCTCGACCCAGCTTATCCCGCCGAGCGCTTGCGCTATTTCGTCGAAAACTGTTCGGTCGATACGGTGCTGGCCGATGAGCCGAGCCGCCGCGCGCTGGAGGCCGCCGGTCTCGGCGACTTGCGCACAATCGACCCGGCTGTGCTGGCAAATGGCGAGGCGGAAAGGCAGGCAGGGCAGCCGCACCGGCCGCACGCTGTTGCCCCCGAGGCGCTCGCTTATGTGATCCACACGTCGGGCTCGACCGGCAAGCCGAAGGGGGTGCTGGTCGAACACCACAGCGTCGTTCGGATGGTGGCCGGCGCGAGCCGCGCGCTCGGCTATGCGCCGGGCAGCGTCAGCACCCTGGCCGCGTCCACCAATTTCGACGCGAGCGTGCTCGATCTGTTCCTCGCGCTGCTGCACGGCGGCACGCTCATCGTGTTGCCGGAGGAGGTGCGCCGCGATCCGCAACTGCTGCACAGTGTGTTGAAGGCGGAGCGCGTCACGCACGCATCGCTTGCACCGGTGGTGGTGCAGAGCTTGCCGCGCGAGCCGCTGCCCGATCTGCAACTGCTCGGCTTTGGCGGCGATACGCTGGACGAACCTAGCGCCGCATGGTGGAGCGAACACACGCAACTGTTCAGCCTGTACGGCCCGACCGAAATCACGGTGATGGCCTCGTGCGGGCAAGTGCTGCCGGGTGGGCCGAGCCGCATCATCGGCAAGCCGCTGCCGGGCTACCGGCTCTATCTGCTGAATGCGCAGCGGCAACTGACGCCGCCCGGCTCGGTTGGGGAAATCTACATCGGTGGCGAAAATCTGGCGCGAGGCTACATCAATCAATCGGCCATGACGATGGAGCGCTTCGTGGTCGATCCGTTCCGCGATGCACCGTACGCACTGATGTATCGCACCGGCGATCTCGGCCGTTTTCTCGCCGACGGCACGATCGAATACTTCGGCCGCAACGACGCGCAGATCAAGCTGCGCGGTTTTCGCATCGAACTCGGCGAGATCGAGAATTGCATCGCGGCCGCGCCTGGGATTGTGCATGCCGCCTGCCGGGTGTGGGGCGAGGGCGAGGCGCGCTATCTGGCCGCTTACTACGTGGCCGCGCCGGGCGAAGGCGGCGCCGCGCCCGACGAAGACACGCTGCGCCGTCATGTGGCGCAGGCGCTGCCCGACTACATGGTGCCAGCGTGTTTTATCCGGCTGGATGCGCTACCGGCATCGCCGAACGGCAAACACGATCGCCAGGCCTTGCCGGCGCCGTCACGCGCGGGCGGTACGCCGCCGCGCGAAGGCGTCGAGCAACGCATCGCCGAAATCTGGCAGACGCTGCTGCGCGTCTCAGGCATCGCCCGCGACGATAGTTTTTTCCGGCTCGGCGGCAATTCGATTCTCGCGGTGCGGATGCAGGCGCAATTGCGCGATGCCCTCGGTATCCAGTTTCCGATGGCTGCGTTTTACCGCTCGCCGACCATCGCGACGCTCGCGGACGGCGGTCACGAGGACATGATCGAGCGCGCCATTGCCGACGCATCGCAGCCGTTCGTTGTCGAGCAGGCCGCGCCCGCTTTTTCTGACAGCGTCGAAGCAGCGCCGATTCGCACGATGCTGCTGACCGGCGCGAGCGGCTTTCTCGGCATTTACCTGCTGCACGCGTTAACGGGGCGGCTCGACAAGGTGATCTGCCTGCAACGCTGTCCGAGCGCCGCGGCTGGGCGCGCTGTCTTGCAGGACAAGGCGCGCGAGGCGGGTCTGGCGATCGACTTCAGCCGCGTCGACGTGATCCCCGCCGATCTTGCCGCGCCGCAGCTTGGACTCGACACGCCACGCTGGCGGCAACTCGCCGGGGAGGTTGACGCGATCCTGCATTGCGGCGCGTTCGTGCATCACCTGCATAGCTATGAGGCGATGAAGGGGGCAAATGTCGGCGGCACCGAGGCATTACTACGGCTCGCGCTGACGCAGCGGCAAAAGCCGTTCTGCTTCATCTCGACGCTGTCAGTCGGCGAGATGCTGGCGGGTGCCCGGCGCATCGACGAGCGCGTGAATGACGCTCGTCCCATGCTGGACAACGGCTATCTGCTGACAAAGTGGGTGGGCGAGCAACGGGTCGCGGAGTGTGCGCGCCGCTTCGGTTTGCCGGCGGTGATCGCGCGGCCGGGCAATATCACCGGCGACAGCCGCACCGGCTTCAGCAACTTCGCGCACAACCATTTCTGGCTGTTCAACAAGGGTTGCCTGCAACTGGGCGCTTATCCGGAAACGGCGCGAGAAGTCGAGATGATGCCGGTCGATCTGCTGGCGAGCGCGGTGACGGCGGTGGCGCTGTATCCGCGTCCCGGCGTCAGGGTGGCGAACCTGAACAACCCGATCGCGCTCACTCAGCGGCAGTGGTTTGATGCGCTGGCCGTCTGCGGTTTGCACGCCGAGCCGCAGACGGCGGCCGACTGGCAACGGCGGCTGGCTGATCTCGACGCATCAAACGGTCTAGCGCTGATTCGCGACTTTTATACGGGCGATCTGTCCGCTGCGCCCTTGCCGGTCGAACAGATCGGAACGTTGACGGAGCTGGCGCGGCACGGCGTGGATCTGACGATCGACTACGGCGCGCTGATCCGGCTCTACGTCGACTATCTGCGCGACGCGGGTTTTCTTGACCCGTTACGCGAGACGGCGGCGTAG